A region of Cellulophaga sp. RHA19 DNA encodes the following proteins:
- a CDS encoding ABC transporter ATP-binding protein, which produces MLHVNNITFSYNTTPVLKNIDFTVNEGEYLAILGESGSGKSTLLKIIYGLLQLKEGTIFWKDNQVLGPDYNLIPGEKYMKYLSQDFDLMPFLTVEENVSQYLSVFYPEELKERTEELLEMVEMTSFAKTKVKLLSGGQQQRVALARVLAQEPELLLLDEPFSHIDNFRKNSLRRRLFGYLKRKKITCIVATHDEKEVLPFADRILVIKDEEIIANEKTEILYNNPKSLYIASLFAEANLVPVSTIKEYTKTKKDIVVYAHEFKVSETSGIEVRVINSYAMGSYYLMEGITEDQSLFFTDSKSIEVGKNVFLNVSLEVLNKRLA; this is translated from the coding sequence ATGCTACACGTAAATAACATTACATTTTCATACAACACAACGCCAGTTTTAAAAAACATAGACTTTACAGTAAATGAAGGCGAATACCTTGCCATTTTAGGAGAAAGCGGCAGCGGAAAAAGCACACTTTTAAAAATTATATATGGTCTTCTTCAGTTAAAGGAAGGGACTATTTTTTGGAAAGACAACCAAGTTTTAGGGCCAGATTACAATTTAATTCCAGGAGAAAAGTATATGAAATACTTGTCTCAGGATTTTGACTTAATGCCTTTTCTTACTGTTGAAGAAAATGTGAGTCAGTATTTATCTGTTTTTTATCCAGAAGAACTAAAAGAAAGAACAGAAGAGCTTTTAGAAATGGTAGAAATGACCAGTTTTGCTAAAACAAAAGTGAAATTGTTAAGTGGCGGTCAGCAACAACGTGTTGCTTTGGCTAGAGTATTAGCGCAAGAACCAGAGTTGTTATTATTAGACGAACCCTTTAGTCATATAGATAATTTCAGAAAAAACAGCTTGCGTAGACGACTTTTTGGATACTTAAAGCGTAAAAAAATTACGTGTATAGTTGCTACCCATGACGAGAAAGAAGTGTTGCCATTTGCAGATCGTATTTTAGTAATAAAAGATGAAGAAATAATTGCAAATGAAAAGACAGAGATACTATACAACAACCCAAAGTCATTATACATAGCAAGTTTATTTGCAGAGGCAAACTTAGTTCCTGTTTCTACTATAAAAGAGTATACAAAAACTAAAAAAGATATTGTGGTATATGCACACGAATTTAAAGTATCTGAAACTTCTGGAATAGAAGTACGTGTAATTAATAGTTATGCAATGGGATCTTATTATTTAATGGAAGGGATAACAGAAGATCAGAGTTTGTTTTTTACGGATAGTAAAAGTATTGAGGTTGGTAAAAATGTATTCTTAAATGTTTCTTTAGAAGTACTAAATAAAAGACTAGCTTAA
- the arfB gene encoding alternative ribosome rescue aminoacyl-tRNA hydrolase ArfB yields MNTTQIIQELQFKAVRSSGAGGQHVNKVSTKIELTYDLQNSTAVTDKEKERLLLKLSNRLTKENVLLLQCDDSRSQHKNKELAIKRFLELVKSALIVPKKRKKTKPSRSAIEKRLNTKKKSALKKANRKKPSLE; encoded by the coding sequence TTGAATACAACACAAATAATACAAGAATTACAATTTAAAGCAGTGCGTAGTAGTGGCGCTGGTGGTCAGCACGTAAATAAAGTTTCTACTAAAATAGAGCTTACGTATGATTTGCAAAACTCTACAGCAGTTACAGATAAAGAAAAAGAACGACTGTTACTAAAACTAAGTAACAGACTTACAAAAGAAAATGTATTGTTGTTACAGTGCGATGATTCTAGGAGTCAGCATAAAAACAAAGAGTTGGCTATAAAACGTTTTTTAGAGCTAGTAAAGTCGGCCTTAATTGTCCCTAAAAAGCGTAAAAAAACAAAGCCATCTAGATCTGCAATAGAAAAACGATTGAACACTAAAAAGAAATCGGCCTTAAAAAAAGCAAATCGTAAAAAGCCAAGTTTAGAATAA
- a CDS encoding sensor histidine kinase, whose amino-acid sequence MASKSFYFQLVLRVIFITLSAIGLAYFSVQKEYIIAAVFLIVLVLLTAYLIKYVNHTNRKIAYFFESIKNEDFTLRFPEYENVKSLKELNRSLNMLNAMIHKVHVKNQVQEKYYQEILKHADIGILTINSKGHILFANPRVEHLLNYKPLNHIKQLEQVDKKLYDLFAKLEPFQRKLIELTNEREKIQLTLKSTTVTLDNQNLLLVVVQDIQRELEEKEADSWEKLIRVLTHEIMNTIAPITSISESILNYYKKEDGLIPLEELTEKHIQNTSKGLAVVKEQGNNLMDFVQSYRSFLSIPAPDKSLVKAEQLIHKVFVLIDQENQNININFSSNLTTENLEFFIDEKQITQVLLNLCKNAVQSIGEQENGNITVTAGITNEKEKFITVTDNGPGIPPDLIDEIFIPFFTTKNTGTGIGLSLSKQILRLHGGSLKLRSTPNQETVFTLLF is encoded by the coding sequence ATGGCGAGTAAAAGTTTCTATTTTCAGTTAGTTCTTAGGGTTATCTTTATTACACTTTCTGCCATTGGACTAGCCTATTTTAGTGTGCAAAAAGAGTACATTATTGCTGCTGTATTTTTAATTGTTTTGGTTTTACTAACCGCATATTTAATAAAATATGTAAACCATACCAATCGTAAAATTGCATACTTTTTTGAGTCTATAAAAAATGAAGATTTTACGTTGCGTTTTCCTGAGTATGAAAATGTAAAATCTTTAAAAGAACTTAATCGCAGTCTTAACATGCTTAATGCTATGATACATAAAGTACATGTTAAAAACCAAGTACAAGAAAAATACTATCAGGAAATACTTAAACACGCAGATATTGGTATTTTAACCATTAATAGCAAAGGACACATTTTATTTGCTAACCCTAGAGTAGAACATTTACTAAATTACAAACCGCTAAACCATATTAAACAGCTAGAGCAAGTAGATAAAAAATTATACGATTTGTTTGCCAAGCTAGAGCCTTTTCAACGTAAGTTAATTGAGTTAACTAACGAAAGAGAGAAAATACAACTTACCTTAAAATCTACTACTGTTACACTAGACAACCAAAATTTATTATTGGTAGTTGTACAAGATATACAAAGAGAGTTAGAAGAAAAAGAGGCCGATTCATGGGAAAAACTTATACGAGTTTTAACCCACGAAATTATGAATACTATAGCGCCAATAACATCAATATCTGAATCTATTTTAAATTATTACAAAAAAGAAGACGGATTAATACCACTTGAGGAATTAACTGAAAAACACATACAAAACACCTCTAAAGGCTTAGCTGTTGTAAAAGAACAAGGAAATAACTTAATGGACTTTGTACAAAGTTATCGTAGTTTTTTAAGTATTCCGGCACCAGACAAAAGTCTTGTAAAAGCAGAACAATTAATACACAAAGTGTTTGTGCTAATAGATCAGGAAAACCAGAATATCAATATTAATTTTTCATCTAATTTAACAACAGAAAACTTAGAGTTTTTTATAGATGAAAAACAAATTACTCAAGTACTTTTAAACTTATGTAAAAATGCAGTACAATCTATAGGCGAACAAGAGAACGGAAATATTACTGTTACCGCTGGCATCACAAATGAAAAAGAAAAATTTATTACTGTTACAGATAATGGCCCTGGAATACCTCCAGATTTAATAGATGAGATTTTTATTCCGTTTTTTACAACCAAAAATACCGGAACTGGAATTGGACTTAGTTTGTCTAAACAGATCTTAAGATTACACGGCGGAAGCTTAAAATTAAGAAGTACTCCAAACCAAGAAACAGTTTTTACATTGTTGTTTTAA
- a CDS encoding sigma-54-dependent transcriptional regulator: MQKGKVLIVDDNKSVLSALEILLQFEYEKVDTLGNPNLLSSFENLADYDIVLLDMNFSAGVNTGNEGLYWNREIKKRAPHISVIMMTAYGAIDLAVQALKEGATDFILKPWNNDKLLATLKSAYQLRKSQKEVSKLKEKESSLKQVINQNKNYIIGNSKALTSVLNLVQKVAKTDVNVLVTGENGTGKELIARELHNLSNRKNEVFIGVDMGSISETLFESELFGHTKGAFTDAKEDRAGKFEAANGGTLFLDEIGNLSLQTQAKLLSAIQNRVVVRVGSNKPIPVDIRLICATNCNLEKMVADGLFREDLVYRINTIHVEVPALRERDGDILILADFYLTKFMTKYGKLGLRINNLAQEKLLAYSWPGNVRELQHTMERAVILCDGSVLKPTDFILNEKGTPTLDTANVTLSEMELLLINDALKKHDGNYSAAANQLGISRQTLYNKIKKSENGE, translated from the coding sequence ATGCAAAAAGGTAAAGTATTAATTGTAGATGATAACAAAAGTGTACTAAGTGCTTTAGAAATTTTATTACAGTTTGAATATGAAAAAGTAGATACCTTAGGAAATCCTAACTTATTATCTTCATTTGAAAATTTAGCTGATTACGACATTGTTCTTTTAGATATGAACTTTTCTGCCGGTGTTAACACTGGTAATGAAGGTTTGTATTGGAATAGAGAAATTAAAAAACGTGCTCCGCATATTTCTGTTATTATGATGACAGCGTATGGCGCAATAGACCTTGCGGTACAAGCATTAAAAGAAGGCGCTACAGATTTTATTTTAAAACCGTGGAATAATGACAAGCTACTAGCCACATTAAAATCTGCTTACCAATTACGTAAATCTCAAAAAGAAGTTTCTAAACTAAAAGAAAAAGAGAGTTCTTTAAAGCAGGTTATTAACCAGAATAAAAACTACATCATTGGTAATTCTAAAGCATTAACCTCTGTTCTAAACCTAGTACAAAAAGTAGCTAAAACAGACGTAAATGTATTGGTAACCGGAGAAAACGGAACAGGTAAAGAATTAATAGCAAGAGAACTACATAACTTATCTAACCGTAAAAATGAGGTTTTTATAGGGGTTGATATGGGTTCTATATCTGAAACCTTGTTTGAAAGTGAACTTTTTGGGCACACCAAAGGGGCTTTTACAGATGCCAAAGAAGATAGAGCTGGTAAGTTTGAAGCTGCAAATGGCGGAACCTTATTTTTAGATGAAATAGGAAACCTAAGCTTACAAACTCAGGCTAAACTACTATCTGCTATACAAAACAGAGTTGTGGTGCGTGTAGGCTCTAACAAACCTATACCTGTAGATATACGCTTAATTTGTGCCACCAATTGCAATCTAGAAAAAATGGTTGCTGATGGTCTTTTTCGAGAAGATTTAGTATACCGTATAAATACCATACACGTAGAAGTACCTGCACTTAGAGAAAGAGATGGCGACATTTTAATTTTGGCCGATTTTTACCTCACTAAATTTATGACTAAATATGGCAAACTTGGTTTGCGTATTAATAACCTTGCACAAGAAAAATTACTAGCATATAGTTGGCCTGGTAATGTTAGAGAATTACAACATACTATGGAAAGAGCTGTTATTTTATGCGATGGAAGCGTGCTAAAACCAACCGACTTTATTTTAAATGAAAAAGGAACACCTACATTAGATACTGCAAATGTTACCTTATCAGAAATGGAATTACTACTTATTAATGATGCTCTAAAAAAGCACGACGGTAATTATAGTGCTGCAGCAAACCAACTAGGAATTTCTAGACAAACATTGTATAACAAAATTAAAAAATCTGAAAATGGCGAGTAA
- a CDS encoding TolC family protein, producing the protein MNVKIKHILFLVLLVSLPSSAQQSWSLDECISYAVTHNLELKNQEYTVASSKETHKQAVRNLLPSINGSASYDIRYGRSVDPNNNNIIDTDFFSNNYNLNSSLDIFRGFQRINSIKATKYIYKAVQEDAEQQKYLLAFRVMSAFYDIRFFQGALKIAKEQVSISDTNYAFVKKQLELGLIAQADMYEAESVLLTDKLAVTQAENQLAAAKLNLIQEMNLENVSTITLKADALNLKKVADTTLQTNTVYSKAQTFLPSIKAGQLKVKAAQKQVAIAKGGLYPSLSLFAGYGTGYYETNVDDITNEIISFKNQIRDNASRSIGLSMNIPISNKWSGRSEIKQQKIALQQAENNLKIQEQELYKLIQQLVQEKNALEVENLQSLKKLKAQELSFSIAQKKYEKEMISAVELYQAKVLYTTAQNENLQVQIRLKVNQSTLDFYNGLPVFNIN; encoded by the coding sequence ATGAACGTAAAAATTAAACATATTCTATTTTTAGTACTGTTGGTAAGCTTGCCAAGTAGTGCACAACAAAGTTGGTCTTTAGATGAGTGTATAAGTTATGCTGTTACGCATAATTTAGAATTAAAAAATCAGGAATATACAGTTGCATCAAGCAAAGAAACCCACAAGCAAGCTGTGCGTAATTTGCTGCCAAGTATAAACGGTTCTGCAAGTTATGATATTAGATATGGTAGATCTGTAGATCCAAATAACAATAATATAATAGACACAGATTTTTTCTCTAACAATTACAATTTAAATTCTTCTTTAGATATTTTTAGAGGTTTTCAGAGAATAAATAGTATAAAAGCAACAAAGTACATTTATAAAGCAGTACAAGAAGATGCAGAACAGCAAAAGTATTTGTTGGCATTTAGAGTAATGTCTGCCTTTTATGATATTCGTTTTTTTCAAGGCGCTTTAAAAATTGCTAAAGAGCAAGTAAGTATATCAGATACAAATTATGCATTTGTAAAAAAGCAATTAGAGTTAGGTTTAATTGCACAGGCAGATATGTACGAGGCAGAATCTGTTTTGTTAACAGATAAGTTAGCAGTGACCCAAGCAGAAAACCAATTGGCAGCAGCTAAACTAAATTTAATACAAGAAATGAATTTAGAAAATGTGTCTACCATAACCTTAAAAGCAGATGCTTTAAACCTAAAAAAAGTAGCAGATACTACGTTGCAAACCAACACAGTTTATAGTAAGGCGCAAACATTTTTGCCAAGTATAAAAGCAGGGCAATTAAAAGTAAAGGCAGCTCAAAAACAGGTAGCTATTGCAAAAGGAGGTTTGTACCCGTCATTATCTTTATTTGCAGGCTATGGCACAGGTTATTATGAAACCAATGTAGACGATATTACTAACGAAATAATATCATTTAAAAACCAAATAAGAGACAACGCATCTAGGTCTATAGGTTTGTCTATGAACATTCCTATTAGCAATAAATGGTCTGGCAGATCAGAAATTAAACAACAAAAAATAGCGTTGCAACAAGCAGAAAATAATTTAAAAATTCAGGAACAAGAGTTGTACAAATTAATACAACAATTGGTACAAGAAAAAAATGCTTTAGAAGTAGAAAATTTACAGAGCTTAAAAAAGTTAAAAGCACAAGAGCTTAGTTTTTCTATAGCACAAAAAAAGTACGAAAAAGAAATGATTTCTGCTGTAGAGCTATACCAAGCAAAAGTACTGTATACCACAGCACAAAACGAGAATTTACAAGTGCAAATAAGATTAAAAGTAAACCAAAGTACACTAGATTTTTACAACGGATTACCAGTATTTAACATCAACTAA
- a CDS encoding efflux RND transporter periplasmic adaptor subunit, translated as MDIQLEKKKGLRPKHYAYIAIGLVVAFAAYKIIWSSSVSTFRTEKDKLSVSAVTQGKFDDYITINGSAAPIATIYMDAYEGGRVTEKLIEEGAMVKKGDIILKLENSNLYEQILASESNLALKQNDLRSTKLTFDSRQVEGRKSLATASYELTRLKRNYEQNQELYKDGLISKEAFLTAKENYELSLKQHNIVKIQTEQDDKMRNTSLAGLDTDLSRMQKTLSMVYERLDHLNVRAPADGQLGFLDAEIGQSINQGQRIGQINVLTDYKIEAEIDEHYIDRVKRDLNASFERNGKTYNLRLRKVYPEVRGGKFKVDLVFTAEKPENIRAGQSFNVKLQLGASSDALLVSKGSFFQSTGGQWIFVVNPDGTEALKRNIRIGKQNSKYYEVLEGLQAGEKVITSNYDTFGEAEKIVLK; from the coding sequence ATGGATATTCAACTAGAAAAGAAAAAAGGATTACGCCCAAAACACTACGCATATATTGCAATTGGGCTAGTAGTAGCTTTTGCAGCATATAAAATAATATGGAGCAGTTCTGTGTCTACCTTTAGAACAGAAAAAGACAAACTATCTGTAAGTGCAGTTACACAAGGTAAGTTTGACGATTACATAACCATTAACGGTAGCGCAGCACCAATAGCAACTATTTATATGGATGCTTATGAAGGTGGTAGAGTAACCGAAAAACTGATAGAAGAAGGCGCTATGGTTAAAAAAGGTGACATTATTCTAAAGCTAGAAAACAGTAACCTTTACGAGCAAATTTTAGCTAGTGAAAGTAACTTAGCGCTAAAACAAAACGATTTAAGATCTACCAAATTAACCTTTGACTCTAGGCAAGTAGAAGGGCGTAAGTCTTTAGCAACAGCATCATACGAGTTAACACGTTTAAAACGTAATTACGAGCAAAACCAAGAGCTATATAAAGACGGATTAATATCTAAAGAAGCATTTTTAACTGCAAAAGAAAATTACGAGTTATCTTTAAAACAGCACAACATTGTAAAAATACAAACAGAGCAAGATGATAAAATGCGTAACACATCACTTGCTGGGTTAGATACAGATTTAAGCAGAATGCAAAAAACTTTATCTATGGTTTATGAGCGTTTAGACCATTTAAATGTACGTGCGCCAGCAGATGGTCAATTAGGTTTTTTAGATGCAGAAATTGGTCAAAGCATAAACCAAGGTCAGCGTATAGGACAAATAAACGTACTAACAGACTATAAAATAGAAGCAGAAATAGACGAGCATTATATAGACCGTGTAAAAAGAGATTTAAACGCCTCTTTTGAGCGTAACGGTAAAACATACAACCTGCGTTTGCGTAAAGTGTACCCAGAGGTTCGTGGCGGTAAGTTTAAGGTAGACTTAGTATTTACAGCAGAAAAACCAGAAAATATACGTGCAGGACAAAGCTTTAATGTAAAACTACAATTAGGAGCCTCATCAGATGCACTTTTAGTATCTAAAGGTAGTTTTTTTCAGAGCACAGGAGGCCAGTGGATTTTTGTAGTAAACCCAGATGGTACAGAGGCATTAAAACGTAACATTAGAATAGGCAAACAAAACTCTAAATATTACGAGGTGTTAGAAGGGCTGCAAGCTGGTGAAAAAGTAATAACCTCTAATTACGACACTTTTGGTGAAGCAGAAAAAATAGTTTTAAAATAG
- a CDS encoding ABC transporter ATP-binding protein: protein MIQIKDLKKSFRTEEVETLALNSVNLNVGQGEFVAIMGPSGCGKSTLLNIIGMLDNPSEGSYQFAGHEVGGLKENQRTGLRKGNLGFVFQSFNLIDELTVFENVELPLIYLKMNKAERKQKVTEVLERMKIAHREKHFPQQLSGGQQQRVAIARAVVTNPKLILADEPTGNLDSKNGIEVMNLLTELNQEGTTIVMVTHSDRDSHYAHRVVNLFDGQIVTESHNKPFEAVASK from the coding sequence ATGATACAAATTAAAGACCTTAAAAAAAGTTTTAGAACAGAAGAAGTAGAAACCCTAGCACTAAACAGTGTAAACCTAAATGTGGGTCAAGGAGAATTTGTTGCCATAATGGGGCCATCAGGTTGTGGCAAATCTACCTTACTAAATATAATAGGTATGTTAGACAATCCGTCAGAAGGTAGTTACCAATTTGCAGGCCATGAAGTAGGAGGCTTAAAAGAAAACCAACGTACAGGTTTGCGCAAAGGCAACTTAGGTTTTGTTTTTCAGAGCTTTAATTTAATAGATGAACTAACCGTTTTTGAAAACGTAGAGCTGCCACTTATCTATTTAAAAATGAACAAAGCAGAACGCAAACAAAAAGTAACAGAAGTTTTAGAGCGTATGAAAATTGCACACAGAGAAAAACACTTTCCACAGCAATTATCTGGCGGTCAGCAACAACGTGTAGCCATTGCCAGAGCAGTAGTTACAAACCCAAAACTAATACTTGCAGATGAGCCAACAGGTAACCTAGACTCTAAAAACGGAATAGAGGTAATGAACCTGTTAACCGAGTTAAACCAAGAAGGCACAACAATAGTAATGGTAACACACTCAGACAGAGACTCGCACTACGCACACAGAGTAGTAAACCTTTTTGACGGCCAAATAGTAACAGAAAGTCACAACAAACCTTTTGAGGCAGTGGCATCAAAATAA
- a CDS encoding ABC transporter permease, protein MFKNYFKIAFRSLLKNKGYSFLNIFGLAMGITCASLIFLWVEDEVNYDAVFPNKEQVYYLPTNQQYNGEWRTFTSTPGPLAEALKKEVPGIINATRYRDEERLFKQGDKSLYKKGSYVDSDFLDIFSLEFIQGDANTALEDTDAIILTNETASQLFGAGNNAVGRTIELDNKYSYTVTGVVVDFPKNVTVNFDWLASFDAYAKDKDYLNAWGNNSVDTYIQLDQKVDAAVVNTAVKKFLQTKVEDSDTYAFMHSMLDWRLRDNFEGGVQVGGRIVYVNLFSVIAWIILIIACINFMNLSTARSAKRANEVGVRKVLGAGRKRLIFQFVTESLVISAIATLVSVLLIFLVLPQFNIIIEKQLVMGLANPIHWLVLLGITVFCGVFAGCYPAFYLSSFLPVTVLKGISSNQKGSVFIRKGLVVTQFAASIILIICTIVVYKQVQHVKNRQLGYNKANLVTMSVRGDMVKNYTAIKQQMLASGLISNVGLNSYNTLSIGNNGSGATWSGMADENNEMLISFRYINSDFLSTAGMEVVDGRNFKQKPELDSVNFIITESFAKLIDPVSAVGKSIYFGEDKYNVVGVVKDFLYGDMYGKSDPVIFLNAPTEAQYMYVRIAKSADTKKAIAAMAGVMQKNNTAFPFEYEFVDDAFNQKFKSEMLVGTLSKLFAILAILISCLGLFGLAAYTSEQRSKEIGVRKVLGASVANIVNLLSKDFIRLVLLSIAIAIPLAWWAMSSWLQSYAYRINIQWWMFALAGLGAITIAMLTVSFQAIKAAINNPVKSLRTE, encoded by the coding sequence ATGTTCAAAAATTATTTTAAAATTGCGTTTAGGAGTCTATTAAAAAATAAAGGCTATAGTTTTCTCAATATTTTTGGATTAGCAATGGGTATTACCTGCGCCAGTCTTATTTTTTTATGGGTAGAAGATGAGGTAAACTACGACGCAGTTTTTCCTAATAAAGAACAGGTGTATTACTTGCCAACAAACCAACAATATAATGGTGAGTGGCGCACATTTACTTCTACTCCCGGACCTTTAGCAGAAGCTTTAAAAAAGGAAGTTCCTGGAATTATAAATGCTACTAGGTATAGAGATGAAGAACGCCTTTTTAAACAAGGAGATAAATCTTTATATAAAAAAGGGAGTTATGTAGATTCAGATTTTTTAGACATTTTTAGTCTAGAATTTATACAAGGAGATGCAAACACAGCATTGGAAGATACAGACGCCATAATACTTACCAATGAAACAGCATCACAATTATTTGGAGCTGGCAACAATGCGGTTGGTAGAACCATAGAACTAGACAATAAATACAGTTACACCGTTACAGGTGTTGTTGTAGATTTTCCTAAAAATGTTACTGTAAATTTTGATTGGCTAGCGTCTTTTGATGCATACGCTAAAGACAAAGATTATTTAAATGCTTGGGGAAATAACTCTGTAGACACGTATATACAATTAGACCAAAAAGTAGATGCAGCAGTTGTAAATACAGCTGTAAAAAAGTTTTTACAAACAAAAGTAGAAGATAGTGATACTTATGCCTTTATGCATAGTATGCTAGACTGGCGTTTACGTGATAATTTTGAAGGCGGAGTGCAAGTTGGTGGTAGAATAGTGTATGTGAATTTATTCTCTGTAATTGCTTGGATTATCTTAATAATTGCCTGTATTAATTTTATGAATCTTTCTACGGCACGTAGTGCTAAAAGAGCTAATGAGGTTGGTGTGCGTAAAGTTTTAGGAGCTGGTCGCAAACGTTTAATTTTTCAGTTTGTAACAGAATCTTTAGTTATTTCTGCAATAGCTACATTGGTAAGCGTATTACTAATATTTTTAGTGTTGCCACAATTTAATATCATTATAGAAAAACAATTGGTAATGGGGTTAGCCAACCCTATACATTGGTTAGTTTTACTTGGTATAACTGTTTTTTGTGGTGTTTTTGCAGGCTGCTACCCAGCATTTTATTTGTCTTCATTTTTACCTGTAACAGTTTTAAAAGGTATTAGTAGCAACCAAAAAGGATCTGTTTTTATTAGAAAAGGCCTTGTGGTAACCCAATTTGCAGCATCAATAATATTAATAATATGCACTATAGTGGTGTATAAGCAAGTACAACATGTAAAAAACAGACAGTTAGGGTATAATAAAGCAAACCTTGTTACAATGAGTGTAAGGGGTGATATGGTTAAAAATTATACTGCTATAAAGCAACAGATGCTTGCCTCAGGCTTAATAAGTAATGTAGGTTTAAACAGTTACAACACTTTATCTATAGGCAATAATGGGTCTGGAGCAACTTGGTCTGGTATGGCAGATGAAAATAATGAAATGCTTATATCATTTAGGTATATAAATTCAGATTTTCTTTCTACTGCAGGTATGGAGGTTGTTGATGGAAGAAACTTTAAACAAAAACCAGAACTAGACAGTGTAAATTTTATAATAACAGAGTCGTTTGCCAAACTAATAGACCCAGTATCTGCTGTAGGTAAAAGCATCTATTTTGGAGAAGACAAATACAATGTTGTTGGTGTAGTTAAAGACTTTTTATATGGTGATATGTACGGGAAGAGCGATCCTGTAATTTTTCTTAACGCACCTACAGAGGCACAATATATGTATGTGCGTATTGCTAAATCTGCAGATACTAAAAAAGCTATAGCAGCAATGGCAGGTGTTATGCAAAAAAACAACACAGCTTTTCCGTTTGAGTATGAGTTTGTAGACGATGCATTTAACCAAAAGTTTAAAAGCGAAATGTTGGTAGGCACATTATCTAAACTATTTGCAATATTGGCCATACTTATCTCTTGTTTAGGTTTGTTTGGCTTAGCCGCATACACATCAGAACAAAGAAGTAAAGAAATTGGTGTACGTAAAGTTCTAGGAGCTAGCGTAGCTAATATAGTAAACCTACTTTCTAAAGATTTTATTAGGCTAGTACTCTTGTCTATTGCTATAGCCATACCGTTGGCTTGGTGGGCAATGTCTAGCTGGTTACAAAGTTATGCTTACCGCATAAACATACAATGGTGGATGTTTGCTTTGGCAGGCTTAGGAGCCATTACAATTGCTATGTTAACTGTAAGTTTTCAGGCAATAAAAGCGGCTATAAATAATCCTGTAAAAAGCTTGCGTACAGAGTAA